Genomic window (Ancylothrix sp. D3o):
AGCCCTCTTGATGCGGTAGTGTCAATATATGGTATGGTTAAGATAAGAGACTAAAAAGCACAAGATCCCTTGCCTAGTGTTGGACACCATAACTTACACAAAATGCCAAATATGCTGAAGTCATTAAAAATTGAAAATTTTCGTTGTTTCCAAATGTTCGAGCTTCAGCAGCTTGGTAAGTTAAATTTGCTTGTTGGTACTAACAATAGTGGTAAAACTTCAATTTTAGAAGCTGTGCAGCTTCTAGACTCTCAATCTAATCTTGAATCATTGCGAGAAGTAATGATTGGCCGCGGTGAATATATTTTAAGTGATGAACGAGGTATTGGGAGAGAGCTAGATGTTCGTCACCTTTTTTATGGCCATGAAATTGATGAAGGCAGTAAGTTTTCAATCTTGGGTAATAATCATAATGGTGGAGAGGGAATCACGGTATCTGTAAAACACTCAGAACAACTGAGCCTATTTGAGGATTTACGAGAGTTTGTATTAGTAATTGAGTGGTTAGGGCAAGAGAGTAAACGCCTCCAACTCCCCTTATCTTCTAAAGAAGGTTTGCCCTTAGATTATGTGAGGCGTGTTCGTAGGGACTTAAAAAATTTAGGCTCAAGAACTCAATTTGTAACATCTTCCTCTTTAACAAGTGAGAAAATGATCGAACTATTTGATCAAGTTGTTTTGACACCAGAGGAATATCTGGTTACAGAAGCACTCCAGACAATTGAGCCAAGTATTGATCGTATTGCTTCAGTTGGCTCTGAAAAGAATAGATTTACAGGCTCACGTAGCGGTTTTGTTGTCAGGCTCACCGATGGAGATCAACGCATACCGATTGGCAGTATGGGGGATGGAATATGGCGGATGCTGGGACTTACGTTAGCCATTGTTAATGCAAGGAATGGTGTTTTGTTAGTAGATGAAATTGATACTGGGCTTCACTTTAGTGCAATGTCTGATATGTGGAAATTAATATGGGAAACAGCTAAACGGCTTAATGTTCAGGTTTTTGCTACAACTCATAACAGTGATTGCTGGACGAG
Coding sequences:
- a CDS encoding ATP/GTP-binding protein, whose product is MLKSLKIENFRCFQMFELQQLGKLNLLVGTNNSGKTSILEAVQLLDSQSNLESLREVMIGRGEYILSDERGIGRELDVRHLFYGHEIDEGSKFSILGNNHNGGEGITVSVKHSEQLSLFEDLREFVLVIEWLGQESKRLQLPLSSKEGLPLDYVRRVRRDLKNLGSRTQFVTSSSLTSEKMIELFDQVVLTPEEYLVTEALQTIEPSIDRIASVGSEKNRFTGSRSGFVVRLTDGDQRIPIGSMGDGIWRMLGLTLAIVNARNGVLLVDEIDTGLHFSAMSDMWKLIWETAKRLNVQVFATTHNSDCWTSLAAIANNDSPSEEGITIQRIEKSKPNSIVFTERQVVIAAEQGIEVR